Proteins encoded by one window of Arachis ipaensis cultivar K30076 chromosome B04, Araip1.1, whole genome shotgun sequence:
- the LOC107636021 gene encoding uncharacterized protein LOC107636021: MTRFTKVAISIPDLHPEVHLHAIKSGLRPGKFQETIAVAKPKTLAEFREKAKGQIDIEELRQAQKSDKSHFREEDKSSTIKKSFKLTPRFDSYTQFNTKRKDIIKEILNSKLIKPPRKASTYQDAKNVDKSKYCAFHQKHGHNTDDCVVAKDLLERLARQGHLDKYIGGHIQKCGPSSTTNDLSEQHRGKEKASSSQYERPRGIINCISEGYASGGYSNSARKRSFRAICSVEGPKQDVAITNPQPEVTFTQADFNSNIQNLDDPVVITLQLGDLLVKKVLLDPGSSADVLFYSTFQKMKLSDNVLQSTGGDLVGFSGERVPILGSVWLQTTLGEQPLSKTNDIQYLVVDCFSPYNLILGRPFLNKFGAIVSTVHLCVKFPLQDDQVVTIHGDHKEARQCYNINMKFQNRSTQQVNNVGLNQKEHTLAELDPRVDFLDLPKPSDDLQKVYFNNNPNKFTYVGTSLNASELQAITTFLQEHADLFAWIPSDMPGIDPQIISHRLAINSAIRPVKQKKRKLGEEKKRASLEET, from the coding sequence ATGACTCGCTTTACCAAGGTCGCAATCAGCATACCAGATCTCCACCCCGAGGTCCATCTGCATGCAATTAAAAGTGGCCTCCGACCCGGGAAGTTCCAGGAGACGATCGCAGTAGCAAAACCGAAGACTCTAGCAGAATTTCGAGAGAAAGCAAAAGGACAAATTGACATCGAGGAGCTCAGACAAGCTCAGAAGTCTGACAAGTCACACTTCCGTGAAGAAGATAAGAGCTCAACCATTAAGAAAAGTTTTAAACTAACACCTCGATTTGATTCTTATACGCAGTTTAACACTAAGAGGAAAGACATAATCAAGGAGATCTTGAACTCCAAACTAATTAAGCCACCAAGAAAGGCCAGCACATACCAGGATGCAAAGAACGTGGACAAGTCAAAGTACTGCGCTTTCCACCAGAAACACGGCCACAATACCGATGATTGTGTGGTCGCCAAAGATCTCTTAGAACGACTAGCAAGACAAGGACACCTAGACAAATACATTGGTGGTCACATCCAAAAGTGCGGCCCCAGTTCCACAACAAACGACCTCTCTGAACAACACCGAGGAAAAGAGAAGGCATCTTCAAGCCAATATGAAAGACCACGAGGTATAATCAATTGTATTTCAGAAGGATACGCAAGTGGGGGATACTCAAACTCGGCAAGGAAAAGGTCGTTCAGAGCAATATGCTCGGTAGAAGGACCGAAACAAGATGTAGCAATCACTAACCCACAACCAGAAGTCACTTTCACACAGGCCGACTTTAACTCCAACATACAAAATTTGGACGACCCTGTGGTAATCACCCTCCAGCTAGGGGATCTATTAGTGAAAAAAGTACTCTTGGATCCCGGGAGCAGTGCCGATGTTCTGTTTTATTCCACATTTCAAAAGATGAAGCTCAGCGACAACGTGCTACAGTCCACAGGAGGAGACCTGGTCGGCTTCTCGGGAGAACGAGTTCCAATACTCGGAtcagtgtggttacaaaccacactgggTGAGCAACCTCTTTCAAAAACTAATGATATTCAATATTTAGTAGTCGATTGTTTCAGCCCATATAACCTTATTCTCGGCCGACCTTTTTTGAATAAGTTCGGCGCCATTGTTTCTACAGTTCATCTCTGTGTAAAGTTTCCACTGCAGGACGACCAGGTTGTAACAATCCATGGCGACCATAAAGAGGCACGACAATGTTACAACATTAACATGAAATTCCAAAATCGCTCAACGCAACAAGTCAACAACGTCGGCCTGAACCAAAAGGAGCACACGCTAGCCGAACTGGACCCAAGAGTTGATTTTCTCGATCTCCCAAAACCCTCCGATGACCTACAAAAAGTGTATTTCAACAATAACCCTAATAAATTCACATATGTAGGTACCTCACTCAATGCATCTGAGTTGCAGGCCATAACAACCTTCCTGCAAGAACATGCCGACCTTTTCGCATGGATACCATCAGACATGCCCGGAATCGACCCACAGATTATCAGTCATAGACTAGCAATAAACTCGGCAATTCGACCAGTGAAACAGAAGAAACGCAAACTCGGCGAAGAGAAAAAGAGAGCGTCACTGGAAGAAACATAA